In Miscanthus floridulus cultivar M001 chromosome 5, ASM1932011v1, whole genome shotgun sequence, one genomic interval encodes:
- the LOC136450996 gene encoding pentatricopeptide repeat-containing protein At3g29230-like: MRPPCPAVALPTLLSRLRACRSASHALQCHALLLTSGHLAASPLRLSNLLLLALASVPGAAALADAVFARLPEPAPRDPFPWNTAIRLHAPARPRAALLYFARMRRCGVRPDAYTFPAVLKACGCAPGCRAGLLVHAEAVRRGLGADLFTVNALISFYCRILDCRSGRKVFDEAGGVSRDLVSWNSMVAGYVGCGEMGLAQELFDEMPQRDAFSWGTLIDGYGKQGGAGVDRARELFDQMPERDLVCWNSMIDGYARHGRMDEARSLFEEMPERNVISWSIVIDGHVRCGEAKEALEYFQSMLRCGVRPDTVAAMGAISACAQLGALEQGRWLHSYLEKKKVLSDVVVQTALMDMYMKCGRLDIAMLIFESMAERSVVTWNVMIVGLGTHSYGLDAVMMFRRMEAERVAVDDLSVLAILTACTHAGLVSEGLEIFHRMKKDFGIDPKVEHYGALVDLLGRAGHLDQARHAIETMPMEPTPELWGSLLAACRSHSCVELAELSVERLANLGADDSGVYVLLSNIYADEGMWGDVLRIRKLMSDEGMRKDIGRSVIEVDGEIHEFVNGGGSHLCTDQIYLMLWNLSKMVPSI, translated from the coding sequence ATGCGGCCTCCCTGTCCCGCCGTCGCCCTGCCGACGCTCCTCTCCCGCCTCCGCGCGTGCAGGTCCGCCTCCCACGCGCTCCAGTGCCACGCCCTCCTCCTCACCTCGGGCCACCTCGCAGCCTCCCCGCTGCGCCTCTccaacctcctcctcctcgccctcgCGTCCGTCCCCGGCGCCGCCGCGCTCGCGGACGCCGTCTTCGCGCGCCTCCCGGAGCCCGCGCCCCGCGACCCATTCCCCTGGAACACCGCCATCCGCCTCCACGCCCCCGCGCGTCCCCGAGCCGCGCTGCTCTACTTCGCGCGGATGCGCCGTTGCGGCGTGCGGCCCGACGCCTACACGTTCCCCGCTGTCCTCAAGGCCTGCGGCTGCGCGCCTGGCTGCAGGGCCGGACTCCTGGTTCATGCCGAGGCCGTGAGGAGGGGCCTGGGCGCGGACCTCTTCACGGTGAACGCGCTTATCAGCTTCTACTGTAGGATCCTGGACTgccgctcgggcaggaaggtgtTCGACGAGGCAGGTGGCGTCTCGCGGGATCTCGTCTCGTGGAACTCCATGGTGGCTGGGTACGTCGGGTGCGGGGAGATGGGGCTCGCGCAGGAGCTGTTCGACGAAATGCCACAGAGAGACGCGTTCTCCTGGGGGACCTTGATCGACGGGTATGGGAAGCAAGGTGGTGCTGGTGTGGACCGTGCGCGCGAGTTGTTTGATCAAATGCCCGAGAGGGATTTAGTGTGCTGGAACTCGATGATCGATGGTTATGCCAGGCATGGAAGGATGGATGAGGCGAGATCACTGTTTGAGGAAATGCCGGAGCGGAATGTGATATCGTGGAGTATTGTCATTGATGGGCATGTCAGGTGTGGGGAGGCGAAGGAGGCTTTGGAGTATTTTCAGAGTATGCTACGGTGTGGCGTAAGGCCTGATACGGTCGCTGCCATGGGGGCTATCAGTGCTTGTGCTCAGTTGGGCGCTTTGGAGCAAGGAAGATGGCTTCACTCTtacttggagaagaagaaggtgctgTCTGATGTTGTGGTGCAGACAGCTTTGATGGACATGTACATGAAATGTGGGCGCTTGGATATTGCCATGTTGATCTTTGAAAGCATGGCTGAGAGGAGTGTGGTCACTTGGAATGTGATGATTGTTGGACTTGGAACTCATAGTTATGGTCTGGATGCTGTCATGATGTTCCGTCGAATGGAGGCAGAAAGGGTTGCAGTGGATGATCTTAGTGTACTTGCCATTCTGACTGCTTGCACACATGCTGGGTTGGTCTCAGAGGGTTTAGAAATATTTCACAGAATGAAAAAGGATTTTGGGATAGATCCCAAGGTAGAACATTATGGTGCATTGGTTGATCTACTTGGCCGTGCCGGACATTTGGATCAGGCCAGGCATGCTATAGAAACAATGCCCATGGAACCGACTCCGGAATTGTGGGGATCTCTTCTTGCTGCCTGCCGAAGCCATAGTTGTGTTGAGCTGGCTGAGTTATCAGTGGAACGTCTTGCAAATCTTGGAGCTGATGATTCTGGAGTCTATGTTCTTCTGTCAAATATCTATGCTGATGAAGGAATGTGGGGTGATGTTTTGAGGATTAGGAAATTGATGAGTGATGAGGGGATGAGGAAGGATATTGGGCGGAGTGTGATTGAAGTGGATGGAGAAATACATGAGTTTGTGAATGGAGGTGGCTCACATCTTTGTACGGATCAAATATACTTGATGCTGTGGAATTTGTCTAAAATGGTACCATCTATTTGA
- the LOC136453900 gene encoding protein YLS7-like gives MSLPGRKAPAGVSGVRRWLVTVVVSVLALVLTLVVISLSQGSSLPRTSLHEYLPAGVTDLGKRSSSERADGNSSGAAIGEELSQGGREPLVEQNGQGGDVNSSQTSAVTGKIDDNEPDPVASSDPTATPDEETSNESQKAEQDTCDLYRGEWVTDSSGPLYTNNSCPIITQMQNCQGNGRPDKDYENWRWKPEQCNLPRFDARKFLELMRGKTLAFVGDSVARNQMESLLCILWQVDVPQNRGNKRMHKWLFKSTKTTIARVWSSWLVHRSTEAVGIAPKGIDKVFLDIPDETFMEFLPRFDVLVLSSGHWFAKRSAYILNGNVVGGQLWWPRKAGKMQVNNVDAFGISVETCLTAVATNPNFTGLAIVRTWSPDHYEGGAWNTGGSCTGKVKPLDEVVRNGFTDAMHEKQVTGFRKAVKNAGEHGSRLKLMDITEPFAFRADGHPGPYRSPDPHKKTQRGPDGKPPPQDCLHWCMPGPVDTWNEMLLETIRREFDRERT, from the exons ATGAGCTTGCCGGGGAGGAAGGCCCCGGCGGGGGTCTCTGGAGTCCGGCGGTGGCTCGTCACCGTCGTCGTGTCGGTACTGGCGCTGGTGCTGACCCTCGTGGTGATATCGCTGTCCCAGGGCTCGTCCCTGCCTCGGACGTCGCTGCACGAATACCTCCCCGCCGGAGTTACTGACCTGGGGAAGCGTTCGTCGTCGGAGCGTGCTGATGGAAACAGCAGTGGCGCTGCAATTGGGGAAGAATTGTCGCAGGGCGGACGGGAACCCTTAGTGGAGCAGAATGGTCAGGGTGGTGACGTGAATTCAAGCCAAACTTCTGCAGTTACAGGAAAGATTGATGACAACGAGCCGGATCCAGTTGCTTCTAGTGATCCCACAGCGACTCCTGACGAAGAGACATCTAACGAATCTCAAAAGGCTGAGCAAG ATACTTGCGATCTATATCGTGGAGAGTGGGTTACTGATTCTTCTGGGCCACTTTACACAAACAACTCTTGCCCTATCATCACACAGATGCAAAATTGCCAAGGAAATGGGCGACCGGATAAGGACTATGAGAATTGGAGATGGAAACCAGAGCAGTGTAACCTCCCGCGCTTTGATGCAAGGAAGTTCTTGGAGTTGATGAGAGGAAAGACACTTGCGTTTGTCGGGGATTCAGTTGCTCGAAACCAGATGGAGTCCCTCCTTTGCATTCTGTGGCAG GTAGATGTCCCACAAAACCGAGGCAACAAAAGGATGCATAAGTGGCTCTTCAAGTCAACTAAAACAACTATCGCCCGTGTCTGGTCTTCTTGGTTAGTGCACAGGTCAACTGAAGCTGTGGGGATTGCTCCTAAGGGTATTGATAAGGTTTTTCTGGATATTCCTGATGAGACCTTCATGGAATTCCTCCCAAGGTTTGATGTACTTGTCCTTTCCTCTGGCCACTGGTTTGCCAAACGATCAGCCTATATCCTGAATGGGAATGTTGTTGGAGGGCAGCTTTGGTGGCCTCGTAAAGCAGGAAAAATGCAGGTCAACAATGTGGATGCTTTTGGTATCTCTGTCGAGACTTGCCTAACTGCTGTGGCGACTAACCCAAATTTCACAGGCCTAGCTATTGTGCGAACATGGTCACCTGATCATTATGAAGGTGGAGCATGGAACACTGGTGGATCATGCACTGGAAAGGTCAAGCCCCTGGATGAAGTGGTGAGGAATGGCTTTACCGATGCGATGCATGAAAAGCAGGTTACAGGCTTCAGGAAGGCAGTGAAGAATGCGGGGGAACACGGTTCCAGGTTGAAATTGATGGATATCACTGAACCCTTTGCCTTCAGGGCTGATGGTCATCCTGGCCCGTATAGAAGTCCTGACCCTCACAAGAAGACACAGAGAGGGCCAGATGGAAAACCTCCACCTCAGGATTGTTTGCATTGGTGCATGCCAGGACCAGTAGACACATGGAATGAGATGTTGCTAGAGACCATACGAAGAGAGTTTGATAGAGAGAGAACCTGA
- the LOC136453901 gene encoding uncharacterized protein, whose protein sequence is MAVYIRLDDAVRPRLRGDAAGCTSSGSDHDASACLSELVQAFLETGAGAAEEGGPGPAPKEYDSEEEDGSGRAAAAAASVRALLDPLAEEDVFRIRLAAAVAAAMEAEAALRAHGAAFRRAVVRRLRGAGYDAGVCRSRWEASGGITAGTYEYVDVVAPPSASADARQRARYIVDADFRAWLEVARATPEYAAVVAEVPASAVVAREESVGRAVRVASDAARRSLRAHGLHVPPWRKTRYMLAKWLGPYKRSTATSPAAGAIPMPGGAGLDVKCRAVGFFAPPATAPAARIK, encoded by the coding sequence ATGGCCGTGTACATCCGCCTCGACGACGCCGTCCGCCCGCGCCTCCGCGGGGACGCCGCGGGGTGCACCAGCAGCGGCAGCGACCACGACGCGTCCGCCTGCCTCTCGGAGCTCGTCCAGGCGTTCCTCGAGACGGGCGCCGGGGCGGCCGAGGAAGGCGGGCCCGGCCCGGCGCCCAAGGAGTACGACTCTGAAGAGGAGGACGGGTCCGGGcgggcggccgccgccgcggcgtccgTGAGGGCGCTGCTCGACCCGCTGGCGGAGGAGGACGTGTTCCGGATCAGGCTGGCcgccgcggtggcggcggccatggaggcggaggcggctctCCGGGCGCACGGGGCGGCGTTCCGGCGCGCGGTGGTGCGGCGGCTGCGCGGCGCCGGGTACGACGCCGGCGTGTGCAGGTCGCGGTGGGAGGCGTCCGGCGGCATCACGGCCGGGACGTACGAGTACGTCGACGTGGTCGCGCCTCCATCGGCCTCGGCCGACGCGCGGCAGCGGGCCAGGTACATTGTGGACGCCGACTTCCGGGCGTGGCTGGAGGTGGCCCGCGCCACACCCGAGTACGCGGCCGTCGTCGCCGAGGTGCCGGCGTCGGCGGTGGTCGCAAGGGAGGAGTCGGTCGGCCGCGCCGTGCGCGTCGCGTCCGACGCCGCGCGCCGGTCGCTCCGCGCCCACGGGCTCCACGTCCCGCCCTGGCGCAAGACGCGGTACATGCTCGCCAAGTGGCTCGGCCCCTACAAGCGCTCCACCGCCACCTCGCCGGCCGCCGGGGCAATACCGATGCCCGGCGGTGCCGGGCTGGACGTCAAGTGCCGCGCCGTCGGTTTCTTTGCTCCTCCGGCCACCGCGCCGGCGGCCAGGATCAAGTAG